The nucleotide window ACCAAATAATGAATATCCTTAATTACTTTTTCGGATATTTCAACATTTTCACTAACAAGTTTTCTTACATACTCAAACGCTTCCTTGTGTCCAATTACTTCCAAATGCTCCTTTAATGATTTTTGGTCAATGGTAAGCCCTTTAAGAATCATGTCTGTTTCACGTAAAGTTAAAGTGTTCCCTTCAATTGCATTTGAGTTATAGGTATATTCTGTTAAAAATTCTTCATTTAATCTTTCCAGTTCACCTTCTGTTAAAGGTCTCCTTGCTTTAAGATTGCTTAATTTTTCTTCTAATATTGGAATGAGCGTTCCTGTAATTTTATATCTTCCATCAGTTGGCTTTATTGCATCATATGGTATTTTCCAAGTTCTTCCCTCTTGATATGCACCAGGTATTTTCCCTTGGGAGCATAAAACTCTTACTCTTCTATCAGATATTCCCCATTTTTCAGAAGCCTGTCTAACTGTAATGTACATAAATTATCCCTCCAATCTTTTCATAGTATACTATTTTATCGGAATAATATCAATACTATCGGAATGAAATATATTGATTGTCGGAACAGTGATTTTTTTTGAAAAATTTGAAACAAAAATTACAATTATTTCTGATGGTATAAAAGAAAAATCAATTCAGGAAGAATTAGCAGAAGATATTATTCCCATAATTCATTCATTTAGTGAAAAATTTTACGGAATGAGAAATAAATTGCTAAAATATAGTAAATAAAAAAGAACTTGAAGTCCTTTTTTTTTGAACGCTATCTATTTCTATCATATTGAGGTCTGCTTTTATTTTGATTATGTACAGCATTTCTCTCTCTGACGGTGTTTTCCAGCTCAATATCCAGATTAATCTTAAAATCATTCCACCAGCCATAGGTATTGTCTGGCACGTTCTCAATTGCTGCTATTACTGTTTTTTCAATTTCTAAAAGCGAAAACTTTCCATTGGAATCTTCGTGAAGCAAATTTGTTATTTGCTTAATGAATTTTTGGCCTGCATCGTGTTTTCGTCTAACATAAGCCCCCTTAATTTTCTCATCAACCCTAGCTTCAGCTTCTCCAAATAACTTATCATATTCAGACTTATTTTTTGCTTTAAAATTTAAAATATCCTT belongs to Leptotrichia sp. HSP-536 and includes:
- a CDS encoding Fic family protein codes for the protein MYITVRQASEKWGISDRRVRVLCSQGKIPGAYQEGRTWKIPYDAIKPTDGRYKITGTLIPILEEKLSNLKARRPLTEGELERLNEEFLTEYTYNSNAIEGNTLTLRETDMILKGLTIDQKSLKEHLEVIGHKEAFEYVRKLVSENVEISEKVIKDIHYLVLADKKEDRGIYRRVPVRIMGAAHEPVQPYLIIPKMEELLERYKDSKEDIVTKLARFHIEFEGIHPFIDGNGRTGRLLINLELMKEGYPPIDIKFTDRLRHYEAFDEYHVKHNISAMSDMFARYLNQRLDLYLSILDK